AGCCCGTGCTCGATCTCCTTGTGCACGGCCAGGGGCGAAAGGGAGGCGGAGCCGTGCGTTCCCAGGAGCTGCAGGTAGTGGCGGTCCCGTTGCCCGAGCAGGCTCCACGTCACCTCGAGCGAGATCACCGGCCCGCCTTCCGTGCCCAGCAGTACTGCCGCCGAGTCTTCGACCTCGATCCCCTCGCCCGGGTGCATGTGCGCGACCACGCGCGCGATCCGCGGGTAATCCAGCATCCACAAGCACAGGTCCAGGATCTGGACGCCCAGGTCCATGAGCGCGCCGCCCCCCGCCGTCTCCCGCCGGTGCCGCCAGGTGGGGCGCAGCACCCGCACCTTGCGGTTCAGCCACCCCGCCTTGACAAAGAACACCTCGCCCAGCTCGCCACCCCGGGCAAATGGCTTGAGTGCGGCGGCATCCGGCCGGTAGCGGTTGTTCATGGCCACCATCAGCGCCCGGCCGGTACGTTCCGCCGCCTTCACCACCCGCTCGGCACCCGCCGCGTCCAGCGCCAGCGGCTTCTCGACCAGCACGTGCTTGCCCGCCTCGAGCGCCGCAATCGCTTGCGGCTCGTGCAGGTGGCTGGGCGAGCAGATGATGACCGCGTCCACGTCCGCTGCCGTGAAGACCTGCTCGTCCGCGCGGCAGACTTTTTCCACGCCGAATCGCGCCGCTATGGCCTCCGCCTTGGCCTCGTCCGCGTCGCACACCGCTGCCACGCGCA
This genomic stretch from Gemmatimonadota bacterium harbors:
- a CDS encoding Gfo/Idh/MocA family oxidoreductase encodes the protein MIVHEKFRVGVLGTGAIAQVVHLPTLAQLPGVRVAAVCDADEAKAEAIAARFGVEKVCRADEQVFTAADVDAVIICSPSHLHEPQAIAALEAGKHVLVEKPLALDAAGAERVVKAAERTGRALMVAMNNRYRPDAAALKPFARGGELGEVFFVKAGWLNRKVRVLRPTWRHRRETAGGGALMDLGVQILDLCLWMLDYPRIARVVAHMHPGEGIEVEDSAAVLLGTEGGPVISLEVTWSLLGQRDRHYLQLLGTHGSASLSPLAVHKEIEHGLLDVTPQLGGGNGNVYTASYRQQLRHFLDVVRGERALELPYEQVELMRVIALAYRAAAEGREIQA